One genomic segment of Culturomica massiliensis includes these proteins:
- a CDS encoding outer membrane beta-barrel protein, whose protein sequence is MKTTIMKSFVLTLAIALSGMYVQAQEKGDVSAGLRLNLGTSPAAGLSSQFGVGLDFNWSITDAIRLSPEFNFFFPKKVAEALGAELKWNTWDFSINGQYLFKLGDVVLYPQFGLTIQGASVKWDGADEWEEYGGGAAKSSETKFGINFGAGVEYRLSEAISLDFRAKYNVVSNWSRAVIGVGAAYHF, encoded by the coding sequence ATGAAAACAACAATTATGAAAAGTTTCGTTTTGACGTTGGCTATTGCATTGTCCGGAATGTATGTACAGGCTCAGGAAAAGGGAGATGTGTCTGCCGGATTACGTCTGAATTTGGGGACCAGTCCTGCTGCCGGCTTGAGTTCGCAGTTCGGGGTGGGATTGGATTTCAATTGGAGTATTACGGATGCCATCCGTTTATCTCCGGAATTCAATTTCTTTTTTCCCAAAAAAGTAGCAGAGGCATTGGGTGCAGAGTTGAAATGGAATACCTGGGATTTCAGTATCAACGGGCAATATCTTTTCAAACTTGGGGATGTTGTGTTATATCCTCAATTCGGTCTTACGATACAGGGTGCGTCAGTCAAATGGGATGGTGCAGACGAATGGGAGGAGTATGGAGGAGGTGCTGCAAAGTCGAGTGAAACTAAATTCGGTATCAATTTCGGAGCCGGTGTCGAATATCGGCTTTCAGAAGCCATTTCTCTTGATTTCCGGGCAAAATACAATGTGGTAAGCAACTGGTCACGGGCTGTGATTGGTGTCGGTGCTGCTTATCATTTCTAA